One window of the Gambusia affinis linkage group LG01, SWU_Gaff_1.0, whole genome shotgun sequence genome contains the following:
- the LOC122834831 gene encoding cytosolic sulfotransferase 2-like isoform X4 produces MELPPRPTLFDFHGVSMTKYFTDNWENIQSFKEPHGFPTSWIFSTLGKQTIVLPFLCKKECLSWRSVYLLDLKVVYVARNAKDSAVSYFHFGRMNRVQPEPGDWSYFLQNFMQGKVVFGSWYEHVNTWWDQKQTYSNLHYMFYEDLIEDSGQEISRLCCFLGLSPTAEQKELVQTKVTFDNMKQNKITNFSTVPMMNQSVSPFMRKGRVGDWKNHFTVSQNEQFEEDYKNKMKNSALVFRSEI; encoded by the exons ATGGAGTTGCCACCTCGTCCAACTTTGTTTGACTTCCATGGAGTCTCCATGACCAAATACTTCACTGACAACTGGGAGAATATTCAGAGCTTCAAG gaaCCACATGGGTTTCCTACATCCTGGATCTTCTCTACTTTGGGGAAGCAGACTATCGTTCTTCCGTTCCTCTGCAAGAAAGAGTGCCTTTCCTGGAGATCAGTGTACCTTCTCGACCTAAAG GTTGTATATGTGGCACGTAATGCAAAAGACAGCGCAGTTTCCTATTTCCATTTTGGACGTATGAACCGTGTTCAGCCAGAACCAGGGGACTGGAGCTACTTTCTGCAGAACTTCATGCAGGGAAAGG TGGTGTTTGGATCGTGGTATGAGCATGTGAATACCTGGTGGGACCAGAAGCAGACTTATTCTAATCTTCACTACATGTTCTATGAAGACTTGATCGAG GACTCTGGACAGGAAATCAGCAGACTGTGTTGTTTTCTGGGCTTGTCTCCAACAGCTGAGCAAAAGGAACTTGTCCAAACTAAAGTGACGTTTGacaatatgaaacaaaacaaaataaccaacTTCTCCACTGTCCCAATGATGAATCAAAGTGTATCTCCTTTCATGAGGAAAG GAAGAGTAGGAGACTGGAAGAACCATTTCACCGTCTCCCAGAATGAACAGTTTGAAGAAGACTAtaagaacaaaatgaagaacTCTGCTCTAGTTTTTCGCAGTGAAATTTAA
- the LOC122834779 gene encoding cytosolic sulfotransferase 3-like isoform X1 yields MKLWSFKWLFQFVNFMCSRENIEAKVQTCCNKEWLEVETYSGRATVNCEELCNLKSREQISSPVQTGNSRKERQTHSSCSMSLDFSKMDLSSRPKLFDFHGVAMIPIFTANWENVQNFQARPDDILIATYPKAGTTWVSQILDLLYFGKTSPERLTSLPIYERVPFLEMTIPNLVSGKDQADKLPTTPRLIKTHFPVQFVPKSFWEQNCRMVYVARNAKDNMVSYYHFDCMNNAQPAAGDWNTFFQRFMEGDMVFGSWYDHVNGWWKKKQTHSNIHYMFYEDMIEDTGREIEKLCSFIGLSPSAEEKEMIKTGVQFDNMKKNKMANYSTLPVMDFKVSPFMRKGKVGDWKNYFTVAQNEEFDEDYKRKMKDPTLHFRCGL; encoded by the exons aTGAAGCTTTGGAGTTTTAAATGgctttttcagtttgtgaaCTTCATGTGTAGCAGAGAAAACATAGAGGCAAAAGTTCAAACATGTTGCAATAAGGAGTGGCTGGAAGTTGAAACCTATTCAGGAAGAGCGACTGTTAACTGTGAAGAGTTATGTAATTTGAAAAGCAGAGAACAGATCAGCTCTCCAGTGCAAACAGGAAATTCCAGGAAGGAAAGGCAGACTCACTCCAGCTGTAGCATGTCTCTTGATTTCAGCAAG ATGGATCTGTCTTCCCGGCCAAAGCTGTTTGATTTCCATGGAGTCGCAATGATTCCTATTTTCACAGCAAACTgggaaaatgtccaaaattttCAGGCCCGACCAGATGACATACTAATAGCAACATATCCAAAAGCAG GGACCACATGGGTCTCCCAAATCCTTGACTTGCTGTATTTTGGCAAGACATCTCCGGAGCGTCTGACTTCTCTCCCTATCTATGAAAGAGTCCCTTTTTTGGAGATGACCATCCCAAACTTGGTGTCAG GAAAAGACCAGGCAGATAAGCTTCCTACCACCCCTCGACTCATCAAAACCCATTTTCCTGTGCAATTTGTGCCAAAGTCATTTTGGGAGCAGAACTGTCGG ATGGTCTATGTAGCCCGCAATGCAAAAGACAACATGGTGTCTTATTACCACTTTGACTGCATGAACAATGCCCAACCTGCAGCTGGAGACTGGAACACGTTTTTCCAGAGATTCATGGAGGGAGACA TGGTGTTTGGCTCCTGGTATGACCATGTGAACGGTTGGTGGAAGAAGAAGCAAACCCATTCAAACATCCACTACATGTTCTATGAAGACATGATTGAG GACACTGGACGGGAAATAGAGAAACTTTGCTCCTTTATTGGTTTGTCTCCCTCTGCTGAGGAGaaggaaatgatcaaaactGGAGTGCAGTTTGACAACATGAAAAAGAACAAGATGGCCAACTATTCCACACTGCCAGTCATGGATTTCAAGGTGTCTCCCTTCATGAGAAAAG GAAAAGTTGGAGACTGGAAGAATTACTTCACTGTGGCACAGAATGAAGAGTTTGATGAAGACTACAAGAGAAAGATGAAAGACCCTACCCTGCATTTCCGCTGTGGACTCTGA
- the LOC122834779 gene encoding cytosolic sulfotransferase 3-like isoform X2: MDLSSRPKLFDFHGVAMIPIFTANWENVQNFQARPDDILIATYPKAGTTWVSQILDLLYFGKTSPERLTSLPIYERVPFLEMTIPNLVSGKDQADKLPTTPRLIKTHFPVQFVPKSFWEQNCRMVYVARNAKDNMVSYYHFDCMNNAQPAAGDWNTFFQRFMEGDMVFGSWYDHVNGWWKKKQTHSNIHYMFYEDMIEDTGREIEKLCSFIGLSPSAEEKEMIKTGVQFDNMKKNKMANYSTLPVMDFKVSPFMRKGKVGDWKNYFTVAQNEEFDEDYKRKMKDPTLHFRCGL; the protein is encoded by the exons ATGGATCTGTCTTCCCGGCCAAAGCTGTTTGATTTCCATGGAGTCGCAATGATTCCTATTTTCACAGCAAACTgggaaaatgtccaaaattttCAGGCCCGACCAGATGACATACTAATAGCAACATATCCAAAAGCAG GGACCACATGGGTCTCCCAAATCCTTGACTTGCTGTATTTTGGCAAGACATCTCCGGAGCGTCTGACTTCTCTCCCTATCTATGAAAGAGTCCCTTTTTTGGAGATGACCATCCCAAACTTGGTGTCAG GAAAAGACCAGGCAGATAAGCTTCCTACCACCCCTCGACTCATCAAAACCCATTTTCCTGTGCAATTTGTGCCAAAGTCATTTTGGGAGCAGAACTGTCGG ATGGTCTATGTAGCCCGCAATGCAAAAGACAACATGGTGTCTTATTACCACTTTGACTGCATGAACAATGCCCAACCTGCAGCTGGAGACTGGAACACGTTTTTCCAGAGATTCATGGAGGGAGACA TGGTGTTTGGCTCCTGGTATGACCATGTGAACGGTTGGTGGAAGAAGAAGCAAACCCATTCAAACATCCACTACATGTTCTATGAAGACATGATTGAG GACACTGGACGGGAAATAGAGAAACTTTGCTCCTTTATTGGTTTGTCTCCCTCTGCTGAGGAGaaggaaatgatcaaaactGGAGTGCAGTTTGACAACATGAAAAAGAACAAGATGGCCAACTATTCCACACTGCCAGTCATGGATTTCAAGGTGTCTCCCTTCATGAGAAAAG GAAAAGTTGGAGACTGGAAGAATTACTTCACTGTGGCACAGAATGAAGAGTTTGATGAAGACTACAAGAGAAAGATGAAAGACCCTACCCTGCATTTCCGCTGTGGACTCTGA
- the LOC122834831 gene encoding cytosolic sulfotransferase 2-like isoform X2, whose translation MELPPRPTLFDFHGVSMTKYFTDNWENIQSFKARPDDILIASYPKAGTTWVSYILDLLYFGEADYRSSVPLQERVPFLEISVPSRPKGKDLADQLPTVPRLIKTHLPVQFVPKSFWEQRSRVVYVARNAKDSAVSYFHFGRMNRVQPEPGDWSYFLQNFMQGKVVFGSWYEHVNTWWDQKQTYSNLHYMFYEDLIEDSGQEISRLCCFLGLSPTAEQKELVQTKVTFDNMKQNKITNFSTVPMMNQSVSPFMRKGRVGDWKNHFTVSQNEQFEEDYKNKMKNSALVFRSEI comes from the exons ATGGAGTTGCCACCTCGTCCAACTTTGTTTGACTTCCATGGAGTCTCCATGACCAAATACTTCACTGACAACTGGGAGAATATTCAGAGCTTCAAGGCAAGGCCAGATGACATTCTAATAGCTTCTTACCCTAAAGCAG gaaCCACATGGGTTTCCTACATCCTGGATCTTCTCTACTTTGGGGAAGCAGACTATCGTTCTTCCGTTCCTCTGCAAGAAAGAGTGCCTTTCCTGGAGATCAGTGTACCTTCTCGACCTAAAG GTAAAGATTTGGCAGACCAGCTCCCTACTGTTCCTCGTCTCATTAAAACCCATCTACCAGTTCAGTTTGTGCCAAAATCCTTCTGGGAGCAACGCAGCAGA GTTGTATATGTGGCACGTAATGCAAAAGACAGCGCAGTTTCCTATTTCCATTTTGGACGTATGAACCGTGTTCAGCCAGAACCAGGGGACTGGAGCTACTTTCTGCAGAACTTCATGCAGGGAAAGG TGGTGTTTGGATCGTGGTATGAGCATGTGAATACCTGGTGGGACCAGAAGCAGACTTATTCTAATCTTCACTACATGTTCTATGAAGACTTGATCGAG GACTCTGGACAGGAAATCAGCAGACTGTGTTGTTTTCTGGGCTTGTCTCCAACAGCTGAGCAAAAGGAACTTGTCCAAACTAAAGTGACGTTTGacaatatgaaacaaaacaaaataaccaacTTCTCCACTGTCCCAATGATGAATCAAAGTGTATCTCCTTTCATGAGGAAAG GAAGAGTAGGAGACTGGAAGAACCATTTCACCGTCTCCCAGAATGAACAGTTTGAAGAAGACTAtaagaacaaaatgaagaacTCTGCTCTAGTTTTTCGCAGTGAAATTTAA
- the LOC122834831 gene encoding cytosolic sulfotransferase 2-like isoform X1 — protein MVWGCFTEGPQRMELPPRPTLFDFHGVSMTKYFTDNWENIQSFKARPDDILIASYPKAGTTWVSYILDLLYFGEADYRSSVPLQERVPFLEISVPSRPKGKDLADQLPTVPRLIKTHLPVQFVPKSFWEQRSRVVYVARNAKDSAVSYFHFGRMNRVQPEPGDWSYFLQNFMQGKVVFGSWYEHVNTWWDQKQTYSNLHYMFYEDLIEDSGQEISRLCCFLGLSPTAEQKELVQTKVTFDNMKQNKITNFSTVPMMNQSVSPFMRKGRVGDWKNHFTVSQNEQFEEDYKNKMKNSALVFRSEI, from the exons atggtctggggcTGCTTTACTGAAGGACCACAAAGG ATGGAGTTGCCACCTCGTCCAACTTTGTTTGACTTCCATGGAGTCTCCATGACCAAATACTTCACTGACAACTGGGAGAATATTCAGAGCTTCAAGGCAAGGCCAGATGACATTCTAATAGCTTCTTACCCTAAAGCAG gaaCCACATGGGTTTCCTACATCCTGGATCTTCTCTACTTTGGGGAAGCAGACTATCGTTCTTCCGTTCCTCTGCAAGAAAGAGTGCCTTTCCTGGAGATCAGTGTACCTTCTCGACCTAAAG GTAAAGATTTGGCAGACCAGCTCCCTACTGTTCCTCGTCTCATTAAAACCCATCTACCAGTTCAGTTTGTGCCAAAATCCTTCTGGGAGCAACGCAGCAGA GTTGTATATGTGGCACGTAATGCAAAAGACAGCGCAGTTTCCTATTTCCATTTTGGACGTATGAACCGTGTTCAGCCAGAACCAGGGGACTGGAGCTACTTTCTGCAGAACTTCATGCAGGGAAAGG TGGTGTTTGGATCGTGGTATGAGCATGTGAATACCTGGTGGGACCAGAAGCAGACTTATTCTAATCTTCACTACATGTTCTATGAAGACTTGATCGAG GACTCTGGACAGGAAATCAGCAGACTGTGTTGTTTTCTGGGCTTGTCTCCAACAGCTGAGCAAAAGGAACTTGTCCAAACTAAAGTGACGTTTGacaatatgaaacaaaacaaaataaccaacTTCTCCACTGTCCCAATGATGAATCAAAGTGTATCTCCTTTCATGAGGAAAG GAAGAGTAGGAGACTGGAAGAACCATTTCACCGTCTCCCAGAATGAACAGTTTGAAGAAGACTAtaagaacaaaatgaagaacTCTGCTCTAGTTTTTCGCAGTGAAATTTAA
- the LOC122834831 gene encoding cytosolic sulfotransferase 2-like isoform X3 encodes MVWGCFTEGPQRMELPPRPTLFDFHGVSMTKYFTDNWENIQSFKEPHGFPTSWIFSTLGKQTIVLPFLCKKECLSWRSVYLLDLKVVYVARNAKDSAVSYFHFGRMNRVQPEPGDWSYFLQNFMQGKVVFGSWYEHVNTWWDQKQTYSNLHYMFYEDLIEDSGQEISRLCCFLGLSPTAEQKELVQTKVTFDNMKQNKITNFSTVPMMNQSVSPFMRKGRVGDWKNHFTVSQNEQFEEDYKNKMKNSALVFRSEI; translated from the exons atggtctggggcTGCTTTACTGAAGGACCACAAAGG ATGGAGTTGCCACCTCGTCCAACTTTGTTTGACTTCCATGGAGTCTCCATGACCAAATACTTCACTGACAACTGGGAGAATATTCAGAGCTTCAAG gaaCCACATGGGTTTCCTACATCCTGGATCTTCTCTACTTTGGGGAAGCAGACTATCGTTCTTCCGTTCCTCTGCAAGAAAGAGTGCCTTTCCTGGAGATCAGTGTACCTTCTCGACCTAAAG GTTGTATATGTGGCACGTAATGCAAAAGACAGCGCAGTTTCCTATTTCCATTTTGGACGTATGAACCGTGTTCAGCCAGAACCAGGGGACTGGAGCTACTTTCTGCAGAACTTCATGCAGGGAAAGG TGGTGTTTGGATCGTGGTATGAGCATGTGAATACCTGGTGGGACCAGAAGCAGACTTATTCTAATCTTCACTACATGTTCTATGAAGACTTGATCGAG GACTCTGGACAGGAAATCAGCAGACTGTGTTGTTTTCTGGGCTTGTCTCCAACAGCTGAGCAAAAGGAACTTGTCCAAACTAAAGTGACGTTTGacaatatgaaacaaaacaaaataaccaacTTCTCCACTGTCCCAATGATGAATCAAAGTGTATCTCCTTTCATGAGGAAAG GAAGAGTAGGAGACTGGAAGAACCATTTCACCGTCTCCCAGAATGAACAGTTTGAAGAAGACTAtaagaacaaaatgaagaacTCTGCTCTAGTTTTTCGCAGTGAAATTTAA
- the LOC122834877 gene encoding cytosolic sulfotransferase 2-like, with translation MELPPRPTLFDFNGVSMTKYFTDNWVNIQSFKARPDDIVLVSYPKAGNTWVSYILDLLYFSQTSPDRQNSVPLHERVPFLEFSMQGFPSGVDELNSINSFPRIIKTHLPVQFLPESFWEQNSKIIYVARNAKDTVVSYFHFDRMNKAQPEPGDWDSFLQRFVDGKMVFGSWNDHVGGWWEKTKTRSNILYLFYEDLIEDTEREVSRICSFLELSPTTDLKKEVTEKSLFNNMKHNKMANGSADEVLDFKISPFMRKGKVGDWKNHFTVKQNEQFDEDYQKKMRNTDLCFRTVL, from the exons ATGGAGTTACCACCTCGACCTACACTGTTCGACTTCAATGGAGTCTCCATGACCAAATACTTCACTGACAACTGGGTTAACATACAGAGCTTCAAAGCAAGGCCAGATGATATTGTGTTGGTGAGCTATCCGAAAGCAG GAAACACGTGGGTCTCCTACATCCTGGACCTTTTGTACTTCAGCCAAACATCACCTGACCGACAGAACTCAGTGCCACTTCATGAAAGAGTGCCATTTCTGGAGTTCAGCATGCAGGGGTTTCCCTCTG GAGTGGATGAACTGAATTCAATAAACAGCTTTCCACGCATTATCAAGACACACCTTCCAGTCCAGTTTCTTCCCGAATCCTTCTGGGAACAGAATTCCAAG ATCATCTATGTAGCCCGCAATGCAAAGGACACAGTTGtatcttattttcattttgaccgCATGAATAAGGCCCAGCCAGAGCCTGGAGACTGGGACAGTTTTCTGCAGAGATTTGTGGATGGAAAAA TGGTCTTTGGTTCCTGGAACGACCATGTGGGAGGCTGGTGGGAGAAGACAAAGACCAGATCTAACATCCTGTACTTGTTCTATGAGGATCTCATTGAG GATACTGAACGAGAAGTCAGCCGGATCTGCTCCTTTCTGGAACTGTCGCCCACCACGGACCTAAAGAAAGAAGTAACAGAAAAATCTCTCTTCAACAACATGAAACACAACAAGATGGCCAACGGCTCAGCTGATGAAGTCTTGGATTTCAAGATCTCACCTTTCATGCGCAAAG gaaaGGTTGGTGACTGGAAGAATCATTTCACTGTTAAACAAAATGAGCAGTTTGATGAAGACTATCAAAAGAAGATGAGAAATACTGATCTCTGCTTTCGAACAGTTCTGTAA